A genomic stretch from Achromobacter spanius includes:
- the cheD gene encoding chemoreceptor glutamine deamidase CheD translates to MVSRLEARATRHYFDSAFQCQAVKVLPNEYYVTNEDLMISTVLGSCVAACIHDPVTGVGGMNHFMLPEGDMQSPASATMRYGAFAMEVLINELLKAGASRDRLEAKVFGGGAVLSAMQQMNIGERNGIFVLNYLKLEGIPVKAQDLGDVHARRINYFPRDGRVMVRRMAPHHQRAEEIIAKREQAAAQSVQAKTQSPPRVERFTQPGVERFDKPARPGVERFDKPARPGVERFDTPARPARPGVERFDTALSRLRKSETTGT, encoded by the coding sequence ATGGTCTCCCGACTTGAAGCCCGCGCAACGCGCCACTACTTCGACAGCGCGTTCCAATGCCAAGCGGTGAAAGTGCTCCCCAACGAGTACTACGTCACCAACGAAGACCTGATGATCTCGACCGTGCTTGGGTCGTGTGTCGCCGCCTGCATTCACGATCCGGTGACCGGCGTGGGGGGCATGAACCATTTCATGTTGCCAGAAGGCGACATGCAGTCGCCTGCGTCGGCGACGATGCGCTACGGTGCGTTCGCCATGGAAGTGCTGATCAACGAATTGCTCAAGGCCGGTGCCTCGCGCGACCGGCTGGAGGCCAAGGTGTTCGGCGGCGGCGCGGTGCTTAGCGCCATGCAGCAGATGAACATCGGCGAACGCAACGGCATTTTTGTCCTGAACTACCTGAAGCTCGAAGGCATTCCGGTCAAGGCGCAGGACCTGGGCGACGTGCACGCGCGTCGCATCAATTATTTCCCGCGTGACGGCCGGGTGATGGTGCGCAGGATGGCGCCGCACCACCAGCGCGCCGAAGAAATCATCGCCAAGCGCGAACAGGCCGCGGCCCAAAGCGTGCAGGCAAAAACGCAAAGCCCGCCGCGTGTGGAACGCTTCACCCAACCTGGCGTCGAGCGTTTCGACAAACCGGCTCGGCCGGGCGTGGAACGTTTCGACAAGCCCGCGCGCCCTGGCGTGGAACGCTTCGACACCCCGGCCCGCCCCGCGCGTCCGGGCGTCGAACGCTTCGACACCGCGCTGTCGCGCCTGCGCAAATCGGAAACCACAGGGACTTGA
- the thpR gene encoding RNA 2',3'-cyclic phosphodiesterase: MSAIRLFFALWPSPPLAASLAEWAQAARPHCGGRVMRTETLHLTLAFLGPVEAQLADALAAATPERSVPPGELALDGYGVFKRQRILWAGPREAGPREAGPREAEPHNAPAPLQAIHDGLWQWLAGHGLAAPPQPFRPHVTLLRNIERDDPPPPPPDPLIWRYDRLVLVASESQTGGSRYRIVAQSRPLSP, from the coding sequence ATGTCCGCCATCCGTCTTTTTTTCGCGTTGTGGCCATCACCGCCCTTGGCCGCGTCCTTGGCCGAATGGGCGCAAGCCGCCCGCCCGCATTGCGGCGGCCGCGTGATGCGCACCGAGACCCTGCATTTGACGCTGGCTTTCCTGGGGCCGGTAGAAGCGCAGTTGGCGGATGCGCTGGCCGCCGCCACGCCTGAGCGCAGCGTGCCTCCGGGGGAACTGGCGCTGGACGGCTACGGGGTGTTCAAGCGCCAACGCATTCTGTGGGCCGGGCCGCGTGAGGCCGGGCCGCGTGAGGCCGGGCCGCGAGAGGCCGAACCGCACAACGCGCCGGCCCCGCTGCAAGCCATCCACGACGGCCTGTGGCAATGGTTGGCCGGCCATGGCCTGGCCGCGCCGCCGCAGCCCTTTCGCCCGCACGTCACCTTGCTGCGCAACATCGAGCGCGACGACCCGCCGCCGCCCCCGCCCGACCCGTTGATCTGGCGCTATGACCGCCTGGTGCTGGTGGCGTCCGAATCGCAGACGGGCGGCAGCCGCTACCGGATCGTGGCGCAATCGCGTCCGCTTTCACCGTAG
- a CDS encoding 5'-3'-deoxyribonucleotidase has protein sequence MIILLDQDGVLADFEHAFLDAWRLRHPDIPPVEFEDRKSFHIREDYAPELRKMAEAIYTAPGFIRELPPVPGALDAVRELLALGMDVRICSSPLSQFENCVAEKYLWVEKNLGRDATNRLILTKDKTLVHGNLLIDDKPKIEGAVKPRWKHILFDAPYNRQVTDRPRITWANWRNVLAGELYTADA, from the coding sequence ATGATCATCCTGCTGGACCAAGACGGCGTGCTGGCCGATTTCGAACACGCTTTCCTCGACGCCTGGCGTCTGCGCCATCCCGACATCCCGCCCGTGGAATTCGAAGACCGCAAGTCTTTCCATATCCGCGAGGACTACGCCCCCGAACTACGCAAGATGGCCGAGGCCATCTACACCGCGCCGGGCTTCATCCGCGAGCTGCCCCCGGTGCCCGGCGCCCTGGACGCCGTGCGCGAGTTGCTGGCATTGGGCATGGACGTGCGCATCTGCTCGTCGCCGCTCTCGCAGTTTGAAAACTGCGTGGCGGAAAAGTACCTGTGGGTGGAAAAGAACCTGGGCCGCGACGCCACCAACCGGCTGATCCTGACCAAGGACAAGACGCTGGTGCATGGCAACCTGCTGATCGACGACAAGCCCAAAATTGAAGGCGCCGTGAAGCCGCGCTGGAAGCACATTCTGTTTGACGCGCCCTACAACCGGCAGGTGACTGACCGCCCCCGCATCACCTGGGCCAACTGGCGCAATGTGCTGGCGGGCGAGCTCTATACCGCGGACGCATGA
- a CDS encoding NAD(P)H-dependent oxidoreductase, which produces MNLHRLLKQREADHKPLRVALLGAGKFGAMFMSQAPRTPGMRLVAVADLAPDRARAALTRVGWPASALNAASTTDALKNGKVFFSDDPLAIIASPDVDIVIDATGQAAAGITHVLACCEYGKHIIMVNVEADALAGPLLARRAREAGIVYSLAYGDQPALICEMVDWARASGFEVMAAGKGTKYLPEFHTSTPDTVWPYYGFTAEMVAAGDFNAQMFNSFLDGTKSAIEMAAVSNATGLLPSPSGLHFPPCGVDDLARVLRPREDGGILHHRGQVEVISSLERDGRPVFRDLRWGVYVTLAADSDYVRRCFQEYGLVTDPSGNYTAMYKPYHLIGLELGISVASVGLRREPTGAPAGWHGDVVATAKRDLQAGQILDGEGGYTVFGRLMPAPDSVEEGYLPLGLSHGVKLKNPVRQSQAIRWRDVEYDETSTAVQFRREMEQTFA; this is translated from the coding sequence ATGAATCTGCACCGCCTGCTCAAGCAGCGAGAAGCCGACCACAAGCCCTTGCGTGTTGCATTGCTGGGCGCCGGAAAGTTCGGCGCCATGTTCATGAGCCAGGCCCCCCGCACGCCGGGGATGCGGCTGGTGGCGGTGGCGGATCTGGCGCCCGATCGCGCCCGCGCCGCCCTAACCCGGGTGGGCTGGCCGGCCAGCGCGCTCAATGCCGCCAGCACCACTGACGCGCTGAAGAACGGCAAGGTTTTCTTCAGCGACGATCCGCTTGCCATCATTGCCAGCCCCGATGTCGACATCGTCATCGACGCCACCGGCCAAGCCGCCGCCGGCATCACCCACGTGCTGGCCTGCTGCGAATACGGCAAGCACATCATCATGGTCAACGTAGAAGCCGACGCCCTGGCCGGGCCGCTGCTGGCGCGCCGCGCGCGCGAAGCGGGCATCGTGTATTCACTGGCCTATGGCGACCAGCCCGCCCTGATCTGCGAAATGGTCGACTGGGCGCGCGCCAGCGGTTTCGAGGTCATGGCGGCCGGCAAGGGCACCAAGTACCTGCCGGAATTCCACACGTCCACGCCCGACACCGTCTGGCCGTACTACGGCTTCACCGCCGAAATGGTGGCCGCGGGCGACTTCAACGCGCAGATGTTCAACAGCTTTCTGGACGGCACCAAAAGCGCCATCGAAATGGCGGCGGTATCGAACGCCACCGGCCTCTTGCCCTCGCCGTCGGGCCTGCATTTTCCGCCGTGCGGCGTGGACGACCTGGCCCGCGTGCTGCGGCCTCGCGAAGACGGCGGCATTCTGCACCATCGCGGCCAGGTGGAAGTGATTTCATCGCTGGAGCGCGACGGCCGCCCCGTGTTTCGCGACCTGCGCTGGGGCGTCTACGTGACGCTGGCCGCCGACAGCGACTACGTGCGCCGCTGCTTCCAGGAATACGGCCTGGTCACCGACCCCAGCGGCAACTACACCGCCATGTACAAGCCCTATCACCTGATCGGCCTGGAACTGGGCATCAGCGTGGCCAGTGTGGGCTTGCGGCGTGAACCCACCGGCGCGCCGGCCGGTTGGCACGGCGACGTGGTCGCTACCGCCAAGCGCGACCTGCAAGCGGGCCAGATCCTGGACGGCGAAGGCGGCTACACGGTGTTTGGCCGCTTGATGCCGGCGCCCGACTCGGTGGAAGAAGGCTATCTGCCTTTGGGGCTGTCGCACGGGGTCAAGCTCAAGAATCCGGTGCGGCAATCGCAGGCCATACGCTGGCGCGACGTGGAGTACGACGAGACCTCAACGGCGGTGCAGTTCCGGCGGGAAATGGAACAGACTTTCGCTTGA
- a CDS encoding FadR/GntR family transcriptional regulator produces MPPNQDQDPPRTAPKSSLSAALGDALAEQIRQGALAPGDRLPTEKQLTETYSVSRAVVREALARLKSEGLITSQQGSGVFVDPNFQRNAFRINAPTPGDTQDLEHILELMLSIEVTAARYAAQRRTDQDLKKMRQALVGMEYALINDKLGDEEDYQFHQAIVQATHNPHLVSLNDYLEANVRRVIRSARHNTARRYAERMAAVQSEHQAIFVAIEGADPDAAGRAAEQHLRNAADRLRLFQAERPAPV; encoded by the coding sequence ATGCCGCCGAATCAAGATCAGGATCCGCCGCGCACCGCGCCCAAGAGCTCACTTTCCGCCGCGTTGGGCGATGCGCTGGCCGAGCAGATACGCCAAGGGGCGCTGGCCCCTGGCGACCGCCTGCCCACCGAAAAGCAGTTGACCGAAACCTATTCGGTCAGCCGCGCGGTGGTGCGCGAGGCGCTGGCGCGCCTGAAATCCGAAGGGCTGATCACGTCGCAGCAGGGCAGCGGCGTGTTCGTGGATCCCAACTTTCAACGCAACGCCTTTCGCATCAACGCGCCCACGCCTGGCGACACGCAGGACCTGGAACACATCCTGGAATTGATGCTGTCCATTGAAGTCACCGCCGCGCGCTATGCCGCGCAGCGCCGCACGGATCAGGACTTGAAGAAGATGCGTCAGGCGCTGGTCGGCATGGAATACGCGCTGATCAACGACAAGCTGGGCGACGAGGAAGACTACCAATTCCATCAGGCCATCGTGCAGGCCACGCACAACCCGCACCTGGTTTCGCTGAACGATTATCTGGAAGCGAACGTGCGCCGCGTCATCCGCAGCGCGCGTCACAACACCGCGCGCCGGTATGCAGAGCGCATGGCGGCGGTGCAAAGCGAGCATCAGGCCATCTTCGTCGCCATTGAAGGGGCGGACCCGGACGCCGCCGGCCGCGCGGCCGAACAGCATCTGCGCAACGCGGCCGACCGCCTGCGGCTGTTCCAGGCAGAACGCCCCGCGCCGGTGTAG
- a CDS encoding SDR family NAD(P)-dependent oxidoreductase, whose protein sequence is MISFEGQVAAITGAGNGIGLATARLMAAHGARLVLTDIDGARLDDIAAELDPTGQRIYTHALDVSVSHDCERVFEAAAKHFGGLDHLVHCAGIYPEQLVKDTSDEAWRTLMRVNLDGTFYACRAAQRHLRHNGSIVLLTSLAAQRGSYAHAAYSASKGAVQSFTRSLALELAPQIRVNAVAPGIIATSMTQELIGQKGAHLLESTPLRRFGTADEIAGAIAFLCSPLAGFVTGEVMQVNGGIYIA, encoded by the coding sequence ATGATTTCATTTGAAGGACAGGTGGCCGCGATCACGGGCGCGGGCAATGGCATCGGCTTGGCAACGGCGCGCCTGATGGCGGCCCATGGCGCCCGCCTGGTGCTGACGGACATCGACGGCGCGCGTCTGGACGACATCGCCGCCGAACTCGACCCGACCGGCCAACGCATCTACACGCATGCGCTGGATGTGTCGGTGTCGCATGATTGCGAACGGGTGTTCGAGGCAGCGGCCAAGCATTTCGGTGGGCTGGACCACCTGGTGCATTGCGCCGGCATCTATCCGGAGCAACTGGTCAAGGACACCAGCGACGAGGCTTGGCGCACGCTGATGCGCGTGAACCTGGACGGCACCTTCTATGCGTGCCGCGCGGCCCAGCGCCATCTGCGCCACAACGGGTCTATCGTGTTGCTGACGTCCTTGGCCGCGCAGCGCGGCAGCTACGCACATGCGGCGTATTCGGCGTCCAAGGGCGCGGTGCAAAGCTTCACGCGCAGCCTGGCGCTGGAACTGGCGCCGCAGATCCGGGTGAATGCGGTGGCCCCGGGCATCATCGCCACGTCCATGACGCAAGAGCTGATCGGCCAGAAAGGCGCGCATCTGCTGGAAAGCACGCCGCTGCGCCGCTTTGGCACGGCCGATGAAATCGCGGGGGCGATCGCGTTCCTGTGTTCACCGCTGGCGGGCTTCGTGACGGGGGAAGTCATGCAGGTCAACGGCGGCATCTATATCGCTTAA
- a CDS encoding branched-chain amino acid ABC transporter substrate-binding protein, with amino-acid sequence MKLAFTTGLLCLAGIAASAHAAPVKIGLIETLSGPQASTGLMFRAAVKYELDRINAAGGWNGQPLELVEFDNQGGPVGASDRFRAAAAEGVQVLVQGSSSAISGQLTEDVRKHNLRNPGKEVVFLNVGGEALELTGQKCHFYHFRFTTNADLRVKSLASVMSADGTLGKRVYAINQNYSWGQDMEDATERFAKQYGYEVVGKTLHEVNKIQDFAPYVARIRSASPDTVITGNWSNDLLLLMKATQAGGLKVRFATVFLDQVGNLANAGEVAMGHYIAHPYNIEAAGEEGAKFAEDYKAKTGHYPSYTEPQTVIGMRFLGEALKQVQPQDGKLSVPALANALEKVTYTSALGTYTMRAEDHQVQLPMVVSKVSKNAKYKADGTDMGFEPVKVLAAADVSAPVQATCKMKRPE; translated from the coding sequence ATGAAATTGGCTTTCACCACCGGCCTGCTGTGCCTGGCCGGCATCGCCGCATCGGCGCACGCCGCACCCGTCAAGATCGGCCTGATCGAAACGCTGTCCGGCCCGCAGGCCTCGACCGGCCTGATGTTCCGCGCCGCGGTCAAATATGAACTGGACCGCATCAACGCGGCGGGCGGCTGGAACGGCCAGCCGCTGGAACTGGTTGAATTCGACAACCAGGGCGGCCCCGTGGGCGCCTCCGACCGCTTCCGCGCCGCCGCCGCCGAAGGCGTGCAGGTGCTGGTCCAGGGCTCGTCGTCAGCCATTTCCGGCCAACTGACCGAAGACGTGCGCAAGCACAACCTGCGCAACCCCGGCAAGGAAGTCGTCTTCCTGAACGTGGGCGGCGAAGCGCTGGAACTGACCGGTCAGAAGTGCCACTTCTACCACTTCCGTTTCACCACCAATGCCGACTTGCGAGTGAAGTCGCTGGCCTCGGTCATGTCGGCCGACGGCACGCTGGGCAAGCGCGTGTACGCCATCAACCAGAACTATTCCTGGGGCCAGGACATGGAGGACGCCACCGAGCGTTTCGCCAAGCAATACGGCTATGAAGTGGTGGGCAAGACGCTGCACGAAGTCAACAAGATCCAGGACTTCGCCCCCTACGTCGCACGCATCCGCTCGGCGTCGCCCGACACCGTCATCACGGGCAACTGGTCCAACGACCTGCTGTTGCTGATGAAGGCCACGCAGGCCGGCGGCCTGAAGGTGCGCTTTGCCACCGTGTTCCTGGACCAGGTGGGCAACCTGGCCAACGCGGGCGAGGTGGCGATGGGGCATTACATCGCCCACCCGTACAACATCGAAGCGGCGGGCGAGGAAGGCGCCAAGTTCGCCGAAGACTACAAGGCCAAGACCGGCCACTACCCCAGCTATACGGAACCACAGACGGTGATCGGCATGCGCTTTCTGGGTGAAGCGCTGAAGCAGGTGCAGCCCCAAGACGGCAAGCTGTCCGTGCCGGCGCTGGCCAACGCGTTGGAGAAAGTCACCTATACCTCGGCGCTGGGCACCTACACGATGCGCGCCGAAGACCACCAGGTGCAATTGCCGATGGTGGTGTCCAAGGTCAGCAAGAACGCCAAGTACAAGGCCGACGGCACGGACATGGGCTTTGAGCCGGTGAAGGTGTTGGCGGCGGCGGACGTGTCGGCGCCGGTGCAGGCGACGTGCAAGATGAAGCGGCCGGAATAA
- a CDS encoding branched-chain amino acid ABC transporter permease: protein MEYFTVSLLNGVIYGLLLFMVSAGLTLIFGMMGVLNFAHASFYMIGAYAAYTLSPITGFWTALVLATAIAGVLGMGVERFFLRRVHKFGHAQELLVTFGLAFIVAELIKLFYGDFPVDYRVPQFLNFAAFRVFDADYPFYRLLMGGVSLAMFAVIYLLLSRTRVGIVVRSAIYRPRMAEALGHNVPLVFMSVFGVGAAMAGLAGAVAGAFYTTNPNMALELGVLVFVVVVVGGLGSLEGAMIASLLIGLISSFSVGIDASLASLFGLFGAGEWAESVGGLMTVKVSSLAATLPFLLMLVVLLVKPSGLKGEQA from the coding sequence ATGGAATACTTTACCGTCTCGCTGTTGAACGGCGTGATCTACGGCCTGCTGCTATTCATGGTGTCGGCGGGCCTGACGCTGATTTTCGGGATGATGGGCGTTCTGAACTTCGCGCACGCCTCGTTCTACATGATCGGCGCCTACGCCGCCTATACGCTTTCGCCCATCACCGGCTTCTGGACGGCGCTGGTGCTGGCCACCGCCATTGCGGGCGTGCTCGGCATGGGCGTGGAACGCTTTTTCCTGCGCCGCGTCCACAAGTTCGGCCATGCGCAGGAACTGCTGGTCACCTTCGGGCTGGCCTTCATCGTGGCCGAGCTCATCAAGCTGTTCTATGGCGACTTCCCCGTTGACTACCGCGTTCCCCAATTCCTGAACTTCGCGGCCTTCCGCGTGTTCGATGCGGACTACCCCTTCTACCGCCTCTTGATGGGCGGCGTGTCGCTGGCGATGTTTGCCGTCATCTACCTGCTGCTGTCGCGCACCCGCGTGGGCATCGTCGTGCGCTCGGCCATCTACCGGCCGCGCATGGCCGAGGCGCTGGGCCACAACGTGCCGCTCGTCTTCATGAGCGTGTTCGGCGTGGGCGCGGCCATGGCCGGCTTGGCCGGCGCGGTGGCGGGCGCGTTCTACACCACCAACCCCAACATGGCGCTTGAACTGGGCGTGCTGGTGTTCGTGGTGGTCGTCGTGGGCGGGCTGGGCTCGCTGGAAGGCGCCATGATCGCCTCGTTGCTGATCGGCCTGATCAGTTCGTTTTCGGTCGGTATCGACGCCAGCCTGGCGTCGCTCTTCGGCCTGTTCGGCGCGGGTGAATGGGCGGAGAGCGTGGGCGGCCTGATGACCGTGAAGGTATCCAGCCTGGCAGCCACCCTGCCCTTCCTGCTGATGCTGGTGGTGCTGCTGGTCAAGCCGTCGGGACTGAAAGGAGAGCAAGCATGA
- a CDS encoding branched-chain amino acid ABC transporter permease, with protein MSHTRLASSVLLLALCVAALCALPWLLPPGQLVAAVQMLIAALFACAFNLLAGQGGMLSFGHAAYFGVGTFATIHAMNALGGAGLLPTPLMPLVGGVAGLLFGLVAGWFATMRSGVYFSMITLALAELLHALAPHLKGVFGGEAGVSAMRMPAWGFTFGSDIEVYFLVLAWVLISLAALYGLTRTPLGRLTLGLRENANRLRYLGYRPHTLKTMVFALSAMFAGIAGGLQGLNIEAGNYVLFEVKLSTDAVLFAYIGGVNAFLGPVLGAAVLTFLSQTLADITRSWLLYQGVLFVLVMLFVPDGLVGLVQRAAKSLRERGLANWLPRALVSVAGGLLLTAATVFSVELLQRMFARDYRSLLAMNPDAGWPPITLFGQDWAPLALSTWLVPVVLFALGLAACRWALALWRNDGDAAPVLEPAK; from the coding sequence ATGAGCCACACCCGTCTTGCCTCCAGCGTCTTGCTGCTGGCCCTGTGCGTGGCCGCGCTGTGCGCCTTGCCCTGGCTGTTGCCTCCGGGCCAGTTGGTGGCAGCCGTGCAGATGCTGATTGCCGCGCTTTTCGCCTGCGCCTTCAACCTGCTGGCCGGCCAGGGCGGCATGCTGTCCTTTGGCCATGCCGCCTACTTTGGCGTGGGCACCTTCGCCACCATCCACGCCATGAACGCCCTGGGCGGCGCGGGCCTGCTGCCCACGCCCTTGATGCCGCTGGTGGGCGGCGTGGCCGGGTTGTTGTTCGGGCTGGTTGCCGGCTGGTTCGCCACCATGCGTTCGGGCGTGTACTTTTCGATGATCACGTTGGCCCTGGCCGAACTGCTGCACGCGCTGGCGCCGCATCTTAAGGGCGTGTTCGGCGGCGAAGCGGGTGTGTCCGCCATGCGCATGCCGGCCTGGGGCTTCACCTTCGGTTCCGACATCGAGGTGTACTTCCTGGTGCTGGCCTGGGTGCTGATTTCGCTTGCCGCGCTCTACGGACTGACCCGCACGCCACTGGGCCGTTTGACGCTGGGCCTGCGTGAAAACGCCAACCGCCTGCGCTACCTGGGCTACCGTCCGCACACGCTAAAGACCATGGTGTTTGCCTTGTCGGCCATGTTCGCCGGCATCGCGGGCGGCTTGCAGGGCTTGAATATCGAGGCCGGCAACTACGTGCTGTTCGAGGTCAAGCTGTCCACCGACGCCGTGCTGTTCGCCTACATCGGCGGCGTGAACGCCTTCCTGGGCCCCGTGCTGGGCGCCGCCGTGCTGACGTTCCTGTCGCAGACGCTGGCCGACATCACGCGCTCGTGGCTGCTGTACCAAGGCGTTCTGTTTGTGCTGGTGATGCTGTTCGTGCCCGACGGCCTGGTGGGCCTGGTGCAGCGCGCCGCCAAGTCGCTGCGTGAACGCGGCCTGGCCAACTGGTTGCCGCGCGCCCTGGTGTCGGTGGCGGGCGGCCTGCTGTTGACCGCCGCCACGGTGTTCTCGGTAGAGCTGCTGCAACGCATGTTCGCGCGCGACTACCGCTCGCTGCTGGCCATGAACCCCGACGCCGGCTGGCCCCCCATTACGCTGTTCGGCCAAGACTGGGCGCCGCTGGCCTTGTCGACCTGGCTGGTCCCCGTGGTGCTGTTCGCCTTGGGGCTTGCGGCCTGCCGCTGGGCGCTGGCCCTGTGGCGCAACGACGGCGACGCCGCCCCTGTGCTGGAGCCCGCAAAATGA
- a CDS encoding ABC transporter ATP-binding protein, producing the protein MSHDILTLTDVRKSFGQAEIIRGVNLAVEAGERHAVIGPNGAGKSTLFHLMSGSFAPTSGDISLRSQSIGGLTPEAINRLGLARSFQITNVFPRLSVRENLRLAVQRMHGLVYNFWRPIARNRAVNEDVDSLLEKVRLTDKQHTAAGDLNYSEQRSLEIGMTLASRPKVILLDEPMAGMSQHEVDYTVELIKDVTRDCTLLIVEHDMQVVFSLADRISVLVYGEILATGTPADIRGDARVREAYLGEETV; encoded by the coding sequence ATGAGCCACGACATCCTGACCCTGACCGATGTGCGCAAGTCCTTTGGCCAAGCGGAAATAATCCGAGGCGTGAACCTGGCCGTCGAAGCCGGAGAACGCCATGCGGTCATCGGCCCCAACGGCGCGGGCAAGTCCACGCTGTTCCATTTGATGTCAGGCTCGTTCGCACCCACCTCGGGCGACATCAGCCTGCGCTCGCAATCCATCGGCGGCCTGACGCCCGAAGCCATCAACCGGCTGGGCCTGGCGCGTTCGTTCCAGATCACCAATGTGTTCCCGCGCCTGTCCGTCCGTGAAAACCTGCGCCTGGCGGTGCAGCGCATGCACGGGCTGGTCTACAACTTCTGGCGCCCCATCGCACGCAACCGCGCGGTGAATGAAGACGTGGACAGCCTGCTGGAAAAAGTGCGCCTGACGGACAAGCAACACACCGCCGCGGGCGACCTGAATTATTCCGAACAGCGCTCGCTGGAAATCGGCATGACGCTGGCCTCGCGCCCCAAGGTCATCCTGCTGGATGAACCCATGGCCGGCATGTCGCAGCACGAAGTCGATTACACGGTGGAACTGATCAAGGACGTGACGCGCGACTGCACCTTGTTGATCGTTGAACACGACATGCAGGTGGTGTTTTCGTTGGCCGATCGCATCAGCGTGCTGGTGTACGGCGAGATCCTGGCCACCGGCACGCCCGCCGACATCCGTGGCGACGCCCGCGTGCGCGAAGCCTACCTGGGAGAGGAAACGGTATGA
- a CDS encoding ABC transporter ATP-binding protein, whose product MSIYPTAHPTPHPTPPSPLLSLQGVHAHYGKSHILHGIDLSIGRGEVVSLLGRNGAGRSTTLKSIMGLVDVTGGRIAIEGRDITNKRPFEIARAGLGFVPEEREVFANLTVDENLRMGEQPKRDDAPHWTAAQMFDYFPRLKERSNTRAGNLSGGEQQMLTMCRSLLGNPKLMLIDEPTEGLAPKIVEVIADVIRDIHQRGVSVVLVEQKLTIALKVSTRVSVMGHGRIVFEGPPAQLHERQDVVQEWLAV is encoded by the coding sequence ATGAGTATTTACCCAACAGCGCACCCCACCCCGCACCCAACCCCGCCGTCGCCCCTGCTCAGCCTGCAAGGCGTGCATGCGCACTACGGCAAGAGCCACATCCTGCACGGCATCGACCTGTCCATCGGACGCGGCGAAGTCGTCAGCCTGCTGGGCCGCAACGGCGCGGGCCGCTCCACCACTCTGAAGAGCATCATGGGCCTGGTGGATGTGACCGGCGGCCGCATCGCCATTGAAGGGCGCGACATCACCAACAAGCGCCCCTTTGAAATCGCGCGCGCCGGGCTGGGCTTTGTGCCGGAAGAACGCGAGGTCTTCGCCAACCTGACCGTGGACGAAAACCTGCGCATGGGCGAACAGCCCAAGCGCGACGACGCGCCCCACTGGACCGCTGCGCAGATGTTCGACTACTTCCCGCGCCTGAAGGAACGCAGCAACACGCGCGCGGGCAACCTGTCGGGCGGCGAACAGCAGATGCTGACCATGTGCCGTTCGCTGCTGGGCAACCCCAAGCTGATGCTGATCGACGAACCCACCGAAGGGCTGGCGCCGAAGATCGTGGAAGTGATCGCCGACGTGATCCGCGATATCCACCAGCGAGGCGTGTCGGTCGTGCTGGTGGAACAGAAGCTGACGATCGCGCTGAAAGTGTCGACGCGCGTCAGCGTCATGGGCCACGGCCGCATCGTGTTCGAAGGACCGCCCGCGCAGTTGCATGAGCGCCAGGACGTCGTCCAGGAATGGCTGGCGGTCTGA
- a CDS encoding SDR family NAD(P)-dependent oxidoreductase → MDHTTEVIHSELRGQSVVITGGAKGIGFSTAQAFLRQGARVALLDMDAAALDAAVAELTAAGGDAMAVQASVTDADAVERAFAQVEQAWGRIDVLVNNAGISANKPTLEVTVDEWRRAVDINLTGVFLCAQAAGRRMVPAGSGCIINLASMYGVVAAPDRAAYCATKGAVVLLTETLAVEWGPMGVRVNALAPGYVETDLVRDLAARGRLDPERLKQRTPLRRMAQPAEMADLAVFLASRQAAYITGHTLVADGGWSRYSYL, encoded by the coding sequence TTGGACCACACCACAGAAGTCATCCACAGCGAGCTGCGCGGCCAAAGCGTCGTCATTACCGGCGGCGCCAAGGGCATCGGCTTTTCCACGGCGCAGGCCTTCTTGCGCCAGGGCGCGCGCGTGGCCTTGCTGGACATGGACGCCGCCGCACTGGACGCCGCCGTGGCGGAACTGACAGCGGCGGGCGGCGACGCCATGGCCGTGCAGGCGTCCGTGACTGACGCCGACGCGGTCGAGCGCGCGTTCGCCCAGGTCGAACAAGCCTGGGGCCGCATCGACGTATTGGTCAACAACGCCGGTATTTCCGCCAACAAACCCACGCTGGAAGTCACCGTCGACGAATGGCGCCGCGCCGTCGACATCAACCTGACGGGCGTGTTTCTTTGCGCGCAGGCGGCCGGCCGCCGCATGGTGCCGGCCGGCTCGGGCTGCATCATCAACCTGGCCTCGATGTACGGCGTGGTGGCCGCGCCCGACCGCGCCGCCTACTGCGCCACCAAGGGCGCCGTCGTGCTCTTGACCGAAACGCTGGCGGTGGAATGGGGCCCGATGGGGGTGCGCGTGAATGCGCTGGCGCCCGGCTACGTGGAAACCGACCTGGTGCGCGACCTGGCCGCGCGCGGCCGTCTTGACCCCGAACGTCTCAAGCAGCGCACGCCCCTGCGGCGCATGGCGCAGCCGGCCGAAATGGCCGACCTGGCGGTATTCCTGGCATCGCGCCAGGCCGCCTACATCACCGGACACACCCTGGTGGCCGATGGCGGCTGGAGCCGCTACAGCTACCTTTAA